One part of the Streptomyces sp. AM 2-1-1 genome encodes these proteins:
- the nusB gene encoding transcription antitermination factor NusB, producing MAARNKARKRAFQILFEADQRGESVQTVLADWVRHSRTDDRQPPVGEFTMELVEGYARYADRIDDLIVTYAVDWEIDRMPVVDRSILRLGAYELIWMDATPDAVVIDEAVQLAKEFSTDDSPSFVNGMLARFKDLKPNLRREQ from the coding sequence CCAGATCCTCTTCGAGGCCGACCAGCGCGGCGAATCCGTGCAGACGGTCCTCGCGGACTGGGTCCGGCACTCGCGGACCGACGACCGTCAGCCCCCCGTCGGCGAGTTCACGATGGAGCTCGTCGAGGGGTACGCGCGCTACGCGGACCGCATCGACGACCTCATCGTCACGTACGCCGTGGACTGGGAGATCGACCGCATGCCGGTCGTCGACCGCAGCATCCTCCGGCTCGGCGCGTACGAGCTGATCTGGATGGACGCGACGCCGGACGCCGTCGTCATCGACGAGGCGGTCCAGCTCGCCAAGGAGTTCTCCACGGACGACTCCCCGTCCTTCGTCAACGGCATGCTGGCCCGTTTCAAGGACCTCAAGCCGAACCTGCGCCGCGAGCAGTAG
- the bldD gene encoding transcriptional regulator BldD — translation MSSEYAKQLGAKLRAIRTQQGLSLHGVEEKSQGRWKAVVVGSYERGDRAVTVQRLAELADFYGVPVQELLPGTTPGGAAEPPPKLVLDLERLAHVPPEKAGPLQRYAATIQSQRGDYNGKVLSIRQDDLRTLAVIYDQSPSVLTDQLINWGVLDADARRAVAHEEG, via the coding sequence ATGTCCAGCGAATACGCAAAACAGCTCGGGGCCAAGCTCCGCGCCATCCGCACCCAGCAGGGCCTCTCCCTCCACGGTGTGGAGGAGAAGTCGCAGGGCCGTTGGAAGGCCGTCGTCGTCGGCTCGTACGAGCGCGGCGACCGTGCGGTGACCGTCCAGCGTCTCGCGGAGCTGGCGGACTTCTACGGCGTTCCCGTCCAGGAGTTGCTGCCCGGCACGACCCCCGGCGGCGCGGCCGAGCCGCCGCCGAAGCTCGTCCTGGACCTGGAGCGCCTCGCCCACGTGCCGCCGGAGAAGGCCGGACCGCTGCAGCGTTACGCCGCGACGATCCAGAGCCAGCGCGGCGACTACAACGGCAAGGTCCTCTCCATCCGCCAGGACGACCTGCGCACCCTCGCGGTGATCTACGACCAGTCGCCGTCCGTGCTGACGGACCAGCTCATCAACTGGGGTGTGCTGGACGCGGACGCGCGCCGGGCCGTCGCCCACGAAGAGGGCTGA
- the pyrR gene encoding bifunctional pyr operon transcriptional regulator/uracil phosphoribosyltransferase PyrR yields MDAQHDGTGNAARPVLEAPDIARALTRIAHEIVERAKGADDVVLLGIPTRGVFLARRLAAKLEEITGRAIPVGSLDITMYRDDLRMRPARALGRTDIPGDGIDERLVVLVDDVLFSGRTIRAALDALGDIGRPRAVQLAVLVDRGHRELPIRADYVGKNLPTSHRETVTVQLSEEDGRDAVLLGDRRTTAVGGQ; encoded by the coding sequence ATGGACGCACAGCACGACGGCACCGGCAACGCGGCACGGCCCGTTCTGGAAGCCCCCGACATCGCCCGCGCACTGACCAGGATCGCCCACGAGATCGTCGAACGCGCCAAGGGCGCCGACGACGTGGTGCTCCTCGGCATTCCCACCCGGGGCGTCTTCCTGGCCCGCAGACTGGCCGCGAAGCTCGAAGAGATCACCGGCCGCGCGATCCCGGTGGGATCACTCGACATCACGATGTACCGCGACGACCTGCGGATGCGTCCCGCGCGCGCCCTGGGCCGCACCGACATCCCCGGCGACGGCATCGACGAACGCCTCGTCGTCCTCGTCGACGACGTGCTCTTCTCCGGCCGCACCATCCGCGCCGCCCTCGACGCCCTCGGCGACATCGGCCGGCCGCGCGCCGTGCAGCTCGCCGTCCTGGTGGACCGGGGCCACCGCGAACTCCCGATCCGCGCCGACTACGTCGGCAAGAACCTCCCGACGTCGCACCGGGAGACGGTCACGGTCCAGCTGTCCGAGGAGGACGGCCGCGACGCCGTGCTGCTCGGCGACCGGCGGACCACCGCGGTGGGCGGGCAGTAG
- a CDS encoding aspartate carbamoyltransferase catalytic subunit, with product MKRHLISAADLTRDDAVLILDTAEEMARVADRPIKKLPTLRGRTVVNLFFEDSTRTRISFEAAAKRLSADVINFSAKGSSVSKGESLKDTALTLEAMGADAVVIRHHSSGAPYRLATSGWIDGAVVNAGDGTHEHPTQALLDAFTMRRRLVGADQGLGRDLDGRRITIVGDVLHSRVARSNVHLLTTLGAHVTLVAPPTLLPIGVEQWPCDVSYGLDEVLPQSDAVMMLRVQRERMNAAYFPTEREYSRRYGLNGDRMAKMPGHSIVMHPGPMNRGMEITAEVADSDRCTAVEQVANGVSVRMAVLYLLLGGSEPATSARPEGNK from the coding sequence ATGAAGCGCCACCTCATCTCGGCCGCCGACCTCACCCGCGACGACGCCGTCCTCATCCTCGACACCGCCGAGGAGATGGCCCGGGTCGCCGACCGGCCGATCAAGAAGCTCCCGACCCTGCGCGGCCGGACCGTCGTCAACCTCTTCTTCGAGGACTCGACGCGCACCCGCATCTCCTTCGAGGCCGCCGCCAAGCGCCTCTCCGCCGACGTCATCAACTTCTCCGCGAAGGGCTCGTCCGTCTCCAAGGGCGAGTCCCTCAAGGACACCGCCCTGACCCTGGAGGCGATGGGCGCCGACGCCGTCGTCATCCGGCACCACTCCTCGGGCGCCCCGTACCGCCTCGCCACCTCCGGCTGGATCGACGGCGCGGTGGTCAACGCCGGCGACGGCACCCACGAGCACCCCACCCAGGCCCTGCTGGACGCCTTCACCATGCGCCGCAGGCTGGTCGGGGCCGACCAGGGCCTCGGCCGCGACCTCGACGGCCGCCGGATCACCATCGTCGGCGACGTCCTGCACAGCCGGGTGGCCCGCTCCAACGTCCACCTGCTGACCACGCTCGGCGCCCACGTCACCCTGGTGGCCCCGCCCACCCTGCTGCCGATCGGCGTGGAGCAGTGGCCCTGCGACGTCAGTTACGGCCTGGACGAGGTGCTCCCGCAGTCCGACGCGGTGATGATGCTGCGCGTGCAGCGCGAGCGCATGAACGCGGCGTACTTCCCCACCGAGCGCGAGTACTCCCGGCGCTACGGCCTGAACGGCGACCGCATGGCGAAGATGCCCGGGCACAGCATCGTCATGCACCCCGGCCCGATGAACCGCGGCATGGAGATCACCGCCGAAGTGGCCGACTCCGACCGCTGCACCGCCGTCGAGCAGGTCGCCAACGGCGTCTCCGTCCGCATGGCCGTGCTCTACCTGCTGCTCGGCGGCTCCGAACCCGCCACCTCCGCCCGTCCCGAGGGGAACAAGTAA
- a CDS encoding dihydroorotase — protein sequence MSKILIRGAKILGGDVADVLIDGGTVAGIGTGIEAADATVVEAAGQILLPGLVDLHTHLREPGREDSETVLTGTRAAAVGGFTAVHAMANTFPVADTAGVVEQVWRLGKESGYCDVQPIGAVTVGLEGKQLAELGAMHDSAAGVKVFSDDGKCVDDAVIMRRALEYVKAFDGVVAQHAQEPRLTEGAQMNEGTVSSELGLVGWPAVAEESIIARDVLLAAHVDSRVHICHLSTAGSVEIVRWAKSKGWNVTAEVTPHHLLLTDELVRSYDPVYKVNPPLRTEADVMALREALADGTIDCVATDHAPHPHEDKDCEWAAAAMGMVGLETALSVVQQTMVETGLLDWAGVADRMSFRPAAIGRLDGHGRPVSVGEPANLVLVDPAYRGAVDPAGFASRSRNTPYEGRELPGRVTHTFLRGRATVVDGKLT from the coding sequence ATGAGCAAGATCCTTATCCGCGGCGCGAAGATCCTCGGGGGCGACGTCGCGGACGTCCTGATCGACGGCGGGACCGTCGCCGGGATCGGCACCGGCATCGAGGCGGCGGACGCCACCGTCGTCGAGGCGGCGGGCCAGATCCTGCTGCCCGGCCTGGTCGACCTCCACACCCACCTGCGCGAGCCCGGCCGCGAGGACTCCGAGACCGTCCTGACCGGCACCAGGGCGGCGGCGGTCGGCGGCTTCACCGCCGTGCACGCCATGGCCAACACCTTCCCCGTCGCCGACACCGCCGGAGTCGTCGAGCAGGTCTGGCGGCTCGGCAAGGAGTCCGGTTACTGCGACGTCCAGCCGATCGGCGCCGTCACCGTCGGCCTGGAGGGCAAGCAGCTCGCCGAGCTCGGCGCCATGCACGACTCGGCCGCCGGGGTGAAGGTCTTCTCCGACGACGGCAAGTGCGTCGACGACGCCGTGATCATGCGCCGCGCCCTGGAGTACGTGAAGGCGTTCGACGGGGTCGTCGCCCAGCACGCCCAGGAGCCCCGCCTCACCGAGGGCGCCCAGATGAACGAGGGCACCGTCTCCTCCGAGCTCGGCCTCGTCGGCTGGCCCGCCGTCGCCGAGGAGTCGATCATCGCGCGCGACGTGCTGCTCGCGGCCCACGTCGACTCCCGGGTGCACATCTGCCACCTCTCGACCGCCGGCTCCGTCGAGATCGTCCGCTGGGCCAAGTCCAAGGGGTGGAACGTCACCGCCGAGGTCACCCCGCACCACCTGCTCCTCACCGACGAGCTGGTGCGCTCGTACGACCCGGTCTACAAGGTGAACCCGCCGCTGCGCACCGAGGCCGACGTCATGGCCCTGCGCGAGGCGCTCGCCGACGGCACGATCGACTGCGTCGCCACCGACCACGCCCCGCACCCGCACGAGGACAAGGACTGCGAGTGGGCCGCCGCCGCCATGGGCATGGTGGGCCTGGAGACCGCGCTCTCCGTCGTCCAGCAGACGATGGTCGAGACCGGTCTGCTCGACTGGGCGGGCGTCGCCGACCGGATGTCCTTCCGCCCCGCGGCCATCGGCCGCCTCGACGGTCACGGCCGGCCCGTCTCGGTCGGTGAGCCCGCCAACCTCGTCCTGGTCGATCCGGCATACCGTGGAGCCGTGGACCCCGCGGGCTTCGCGTCCCGCAGCCGCAACACCCCCTACGAGGGCCGTGAGCTGCCGGGCCGCGTCACCCACACCTTCCTGCGGGGCCGCGCCACGGTCGTCGACGGGAAGCTCACGTGA
- the carA gene encoding glutamine-hydrolyzing carbamoyl-phosphate synthase small subunit produces MTISNPGHASQRKRVSPAVLVLEDGRIFRGRAYGAVGETFGEAVFSTGMTGYQETLTDPSYDRQIVVATAPQIGNTGWNDEDDESGRIWVSGYVVRDPARIPSNWRSRRPLDEELARQGVVGICGIDTRALTRHLRERGAMRSGVFSGEALAPDAELLARVRAQPQMTGASLYEEVATKEAYTVPAVGEKKFTVAAIDLGIKGMTPRRMAERGIEVHVLPATATAEEVYAVAPDGVFFSNGPGDPATAEGPVALMRAVLERRTPLFGICFGNQILGRALGFGTYKLKYGHRGINQPVQDRTTGKVEVTAHNHGFAVDAPLDRVSETEFGRAEVSHVCLNDQVVEGLHLLDQPAFSVQYHPEAAAGPHDAAYLFDRFVTLMEGQRA; encoded by the coding sequence ATGACGATCTCCAATCCGGGGCACGCCTCGCAGAGGAAAAGGGTGTCTCCCGCCGTACTCGTCCTGGAGGACGGCCGCATCTTCCGCGGCCGTGCCTACGGGGCCGTGGGGGAGACGTTCGGCGAGGCCGTTTTCTCCACCGGCATGACCGGCTACCAGGAGACGCTGACCGACCCCTCATACGACCGCCAGATCGTCGTCGCCACCGCGCCGCAGATCGGCAACACCGGCTGGAACGACGAGGACGACGAGTCCGGCCGCATCTGGGTCTCCGGCTACGTGGTCCGCGACCCCGCCCGCATCCCGTCCAACTGGCGCTCGCGCCGTCCCCTGGACGAGGAGCTCGCACGGCAGGGTGTCGTCGGCATCTGCGGCATCGACACCCGCGCCCTCACCCGCCACCTGCGCGAGCGCGGCGCGATGCGCTCCGGCGTCTTCTCCGGCGAGGCACTCGCCCCCGACGCCGAACTGCTCGCCCGGGTCCGGGCGCAGCCGCAGATGACGGGCGCCAGCCTGTACGAGGAGGTCGCCACCAAGGAGGCCTACACCGTTCCGGCGGTCGGCGAGAAGAAGTTCACCGTCGCCGCCATCGACCTCGGCATCAAGGGCATGACCCCGCGCCGGATGGCCGAGCGCGGCATCGAGGTGCACGTGCTCCCCGCCACCGCGACCGCCGAAGAGGTCTACGCCGTCGCCCCCGACGGGGTGTTCTTCTCCAACGGCCCCGGCGACCCCGCCACCGCCGAGGGCCCGGTGGCGCTGATGCGCGCCGTGCTCGAGCGCAGGACGCCGCTCTTCGGCATCTGCTTCGGCAACCAGATCCTCGGCCGTGCCCTCGGCTTCGGCACGTACAAGCTGAAGTACGGCCACCGGGGCATCAACCAGCCCGTCCAGGACCGTACGACCGGCAAGGTCGAGGTCACCGCGCACAACCACGGCTTCGCCGTCGACGCGCCCCTGGACAGGGTCTCGGAGACCGAGTTCGGCCGTGCCGAGGTCTCCCACGTCTGCCTGAACGACCAGGTCGTCGAAGGACTGCACCTCCTCGACCAGCCTGCCTTCAGCGTCCAGTACCACCCCGAAGCGGCAGCCGGCCCGCACGACGCCGCCTACCTCTTCGACCGTTTCGTCACCCTGATGGAGGGCCAGCGTGCCTAA
- the carB gene encoding carbamoyl-phosphate synthase large subunit, which produces MPKRSDIQSVLVIGSGPIVIGQAAEFDYSGTQACRVLKAEGLRVILVNSNPATIMTDPEIADATYVEPITPEFVEKIIAKERPDALLPTLGGQTALNTAISMHDNGVLEKYGVELIGANVEAINKGEDRDLFKGVVEAVREKIGHGESARSVICHTMDDVIQGVETLGGYPVVVRPSFTMGGAGSGFAHDEEELRRIAGQGLTLSPTTEVLLEESILGWKEYELELMRDKNDNVVVVCSIENFDPMGVHTGDSITVAPSMTLTDREYQRLRDLGIAIIREVGVDTGGCNIQFAIDPSDGRIIVIEMNPRVSRSSALASKATGFPIAKIAAKLAVGYTLDEIPNDITEKTPASFEPSLDYVVVKAPRFAFEKFPSADSTLTTTMKSVGEAMAIGRNFTEALQKALRSLEKKGSQFSFTGEPGDKDTLLAEAVRPTDGRINTVMQAIRAGATPEEVFDATKIDPWFVDQLFLIKEIADELASAQRLDADVIAEAKRHGFSDAQIAGIRGLGEDVVREVRHALGIRPVYKTVDTCAAEFAAKTPYFYSSYDEESEVAPRTRPAVIILGSGPNRIGQGIEFDYSCVHASFALSDAGYETVMVNCNPETVSTDYDTSDRLYFEPLTLEDVLEIVHAETLAGPVAGVIVQLGGQTPLGLAQALKDNGVPVVGTSPEAIHAAEDRGAFGRVLAEAGLPAPKHGTATTFDEAKAIADEIGYPVLVRPSYVLGGRGMEIVYDETRLSTYIAESTEISPTRPVLVDRFLDDAIEIDVDALYDGTELYLGGVMEHIEEAGIHSGDSACALPPITLGGHDIKRLRISTEGIAKGVGVRGLINIQFALSGDILYVLEANPRASRTVPFTSKATAVPLAKAAARISLGATIAELRAEGLLPAHGDGGTLPLDAPISVKEAVMPWSRFRDIHGRGVDTVLGPEMRSTGEVMGIDSAFGTAYAKSQAGAYGPLPVKGRAFISVANRDKRSMIFPARELVAHGFELMATSGTAEVLKRNGINATVVRKQSEGEGPEGEKTIVQLIHDGQVDLIVNTPYGTGGRLDGYEIRTAAVARSVPCLTTVQALAAAVQGIDALKHGDVGVRSLQEHAEHLTAIRD; this is translated from the coding sequence GTGCCTAAGCGCTCCGATATCCAGTCCGTCCTGGTCATCGGCTCCGGCCCGATCGTCATCGGCCAGGCCGCCGAGTTCGACTACTCCGGTACCCAGGCGTGCCGCGTGCTCAAGGCCGAGGGCCTGCGCGTCATCCTGGTCAACTCCAACCCGGCCACGATCATGACCGACCCGGAGATCGCCGACGCCACCTACGTCGAGCCGATCACCCCCGAGTTCGTCGAGAAGATCATCGCCAAGGAGCGCCCCGACGCCCTCCTCCCGACGCTGGGCGGCCAGACCGCGCTCAACACCGCCATCTCCATGCACGACAACGGCGTGCTGGAGAAGTACGGCGTCGAGCTGATCGGCGCCAACGTCGAGGCGATCAACAAGGGCGAGGACCGCGACCTCTTCAAGGGCGTCGTGGAGGCCGTCCGCGAGAAGATCGGCCACGGCGAGTCCGCGCGCTCGGTCATCTGCCACACGATGGACGACGTCATCCAGGGCGTCGAGACCCTCGGCGGCTACCCGGTCGTCGTCCGCCCCTCCTTCACCATGGGCGGCGCCGGCTCCGGCTTCGCCCACGACGAGGAGGAGCTGCGCCGCATCGCCGGACAGGGCCTCACCCTCTCCCCGACCACCGAGGTGCTCCTGGAGGAGTCCATCCTCGGCTGGAAGGAGTACGAGCTGGAGCTCATGCGCGACAAGAACGACAACGTCGTGGTCGTCTGCTCCATCGAGAACTTCGACCCGATGGGCGTCCACACCGGCGACTCCATCACCGTCGCCCCGTCGATGACGCTCACCGACCGCGAGTACCAGCGCCTGCGCGACCTCGGCATCGCGATCATCCGCGAGGTCGGCGTCGACACCGGCGGCTGCAACATCCAGTTCGCCATCGACCCCAGCGACGGCCGGATCATCGTCATCGAGATGAACCCGCGTGTCTCCCGGTCCTCGGCGCTCGCCTCCAAGGCCACTGGATTCCCGATCGCGAAGATCGCTGCCAAACTGGCCGTCGGCTACACACTGGACGAGATCCCCAACGACATCACGGAGAAGACCCCGGCTTCCTTCGAGCCGTCGCTCGACTACGTCGTCGTCAAGGCCCCGCGCTTCGCGTTCGAGAAGTTCCCCTCCGCCGACTCCACCCTCACCACCACCATGAAGTCGGTGGGCGAGGCCATGGCGATCGGCCGCAACTTCACCGAGGCGCTGCAGAAGGCGCTGCGCTCGCTGGAGAAGAAGGGCTCGCAGTTCTCCTTCACCGGAGAGCCCGGCGACAAGGACACCCTGCTCGCCGAGGCGGTCCGCCCCACGGACGGCCGCATCAACACCGTCATGCAGGCGATCCGGGCCGGGGCCACCCCCGAGGAGGTCTTCGACGCCACGAAGATCGACCCGTGGTTCGTCGACCAGCTCTTCCTGATCAAGGAGATCGCCGACGAGCTTGCCTCGGCCCAGCGCCTCGACGCCGACGTGATCGCCGAGGCCAAGCGCCACGGCTTCTCCGACGCGCAGATCGCCGGGATCCGCGGCCTGGGCGAGGACGTCGTCCGCGAGGTCCGCCACGCCCTGGGGATCCGCCCGGTCTACAAGACGGTCGACACCTGCGCCGCCGAGTTCGCCGCGAAGACGCCGTACTTCTACTCCTCGTACGACGAGGAGAGCGAGGTCGCGCCCCGCACCAGGCCCGCGGTGATCATCCTCGGCTCGGGTCCCAACCGCATCGGCCAGGGCATCGAGTTCGACTACTCCTGCGTCCACGCCTCCTTCGCACTCAGCGACGCCGGCTACGAGACCGTGATGGTCAACTGCAACCCGGAGACCGTCTCCACCGACTACGACACCTCCGACCGGCTCTACTTCGAGCCGCTCACCCTGGAGGACGTCCTGGAGATCGTCCACGCGGAGACCCTCGCCGGCCCCGTCGCGGGTGTCATCGTCCAGCTCGGCGGCCAGACCCCGCTCGGCCTGGCGCAGGCGCTCAAGGACAACGGCGTGCCCGTCGTCGGCACGTCGCCCGAGGCGATCCACGCCGCCGAGGACCGCGGCGCCTTCGGCCGGGTGCTCGCCGAGGCCGGCCTGCCCGCGCCCAAGCACGGCACCGCCACCACCTTCGACGAGGCCAAGGCCATCGCCGACGAGATCGGCTACCCGGTCCTCGTCCGCCCGTCGTACGTCCTCGGCGGACGCGGCATGGAGATCGTCTACGACGAGACGCGCCTCTCCACGTACATCGCCGAGTCCACCGAGATCAGCCCCACCCGGCCGGTCCTGGTCGACCGCTTCCTCGACGACGCCATCGAGATCGACGTCGACGCGCTCTACGACGGCACCGAGCTCTACCTCGGCGGCGTCATGGAGCACATCGAGGAAGCCGGCATCCACTCCGGCGACTCGGCCTGCGCGCTGCCCCCGATCACCCTCGGCGGCCACGACATCAAACGCCTGCGGATCTCCACCGAGGGCATCGCCAAGGGCGTCGGCGTCCGCGGCCTGATCAACATCCAGTTCGCGCTCTCCGGGGACATCCTCTACGTCCTGGAGGCCAACCCCCGCGCCTCCCGCACCGTCCCCTTCACCTCGAAGGCCACCGCCGTCCCGCTCGCCAAGGCCGCCGCCCGCATCTCGCTGGGCGCGACCATCGCCGAGCTGCGCGCCGAGGGCCTGCTGCCGGCCCACGGCGACGGTGGCACCCTGCCGCTCGACGCGCCGATCTCCGTCAAGGAGGCCGTCATGCCGTGGTCGCGCTTCCGCGACATCCACGGCCGCGGGGTGGACACCGTCCTCGGCCCGGAGATGCGCTCGACCGGCGAGGTCATGGGCATCGACTCGGCCTTCGGGACGGCCTACGCCAAGTCCCAGGCAGGCGCCTACGGCCCGCTGCCCGTCAAGGGCCGTGCGTTCATCTCGGTCGCCAACCGCGACAAGCGCTCGATGATCTTCCCGGCCCGGGAACTCGTCGCCCACGGCTTCGAGCTGATGGCGACCTCCGGCACCGCCGAGGTCCTCAAGCGCAACGGCATCAACGCCACCGTCGTGCGCAAGCAGTCCGAGGGCGAGGGGCCGGAGGGCGAGAAGACCATCGTCCAGCTCATCCACGACGGCCAGGTCGACCTCATCGTCAACACGCCGTACGGCACCGGCGGCCGTCTCGACGGCTACGAGATCCGGACCGCCGCGGTGGCCCGCTCCGTGCCGTGCCTGACGACCGTCCAGGCGCTCGCCGCCGCGGTCCAGGGCATCGACGCGCTCAAGCACGGGGACGTCGGCGTACGTTCCCTCCAGGAGCACGCCGAGCACCTGACGGCGATCCGCGACTAG
- a CDS encoding quinone-dependent dihydroorotate dehydrogenase, translated as MYKFFFQLVFKRMDPERAHHLAFRWIRLAARTPVLRTFVAAALAPRYASLRTEALGLRMHGPFGLAAGFDKNAVAIDGMAMLGFDHVEIGTVTGEPQPGNPKKRLFRLVADRALVNRMGFNNEGSAAVAARLGARTAVFRTTVGVNIGKTKVVDEAEAAADYVKSTERLAAHADYLVVNVSSPNTPGLRNLQATEALRPLLTAVREAADRTVTDRRVPLLVKIAPDLADEDVDAVADLAVELGLDGIIATNTTIARDGLGLRSPASLTGETGGLSGAPLKERSLEVVRRLYARVGDRITLVGVGGVESAEDAWQRILAGATLVQGYSAFIYEGPFYARAIHKGLAARLAASPYATLAEAVGAGTRKAAQ; from the coding sequence ATGTACAAGTTCTTCTTCCAGCTCGTCTTCAAGCGGATGGACCCGGAGCGGGCCCACCACCTCGCCTTCCGGTGGATCCGCCTCGCCGCCCGTACCCCCGTCCTGCGGACCTTCGTTGCCGCCGCGCTGGCTCCCCGGTACGCGAGCCTGCGCACCGAGGCCCTCGGGCTGCGCATGCACGGTCCCTTCGGGCTCGCCGCCGGCTTCGACAAGAACGCCGTCGCGATCGACGGCATGGCGATGCTCGGCTTCGACCACGTCGAGATCGGCACCGTCACCGGTGAGCCGCAGCCCGGCAACCCGAAGAAGCGGCTCTTCCGCCTCGTCGCCGACCGCGCGCTCGTCAACCGCATGGGCTTCAACAACGAGGGCTCCGCCGCCGTCGCCGCACGTCTCGGCGCCCGCACCGCCGTCTTCCGCACCACCGTCGGCGTCAACATCGGCAAGACCAAGGTGGTGGACGAGGCCGAGGCCGCCGCCGACTACGTGAAGTCCACCGAGCGCCTCGCCGCCCACGCCGACTACCTCGTGGTCAACGTCTCCTCGCCCAACACCCCCGGCCTGCGCAACCTCCAGGCCACCGAGGCACTGCGCCCGCTGCTGACCGCCGTCCGCGAGGCCGCCGACCGCACCGTGACCGACCGGCGGGTCCCGCTGCTCGTCAAGATCGCCCCGGACCTCGCGGACGAGGACGTCGACGCCGTCGCCGACCTGGCCGTGGAGCTCGGCCTCGACGGCATCATCGCCACCAACACCACCATCGCCCGCGACGGCCTCGGTCTGCGCTCGCCCGCCTCCCTCACCGGGGAGACCGGCGGACTCTCCGGCGCCCCGCTCAAGGAGCGCTCCCTGGAGGTCGTCAGGCGCCTGTACGCGCGCGTCGGCGACCGGATCACCCTGGTGGGCGTCGGCGGCGTCGAGAGCGCCGAGGACGCCTGGCAGCGCATCCTCGCCGGTGCCACGCTCGTCCAGGGGTACAGCGCCTTCATCTACGAGGGTCCGTTCTACGCCCGCGCGATCCACAAGGGGCTGGCCGCCCGGCTGGCCGCGTCCCCCTACGCCACCCTCGCCGAGGCAGTCGGCGCCGGAACCCGGAAGGCCGCCCAGTGA
- the pyrF gene encoding orotidine-5'-phosphate decarboxylase: protein MTPEPFGARLRHAMDTRGPLCVGIDPHATLLASWGLPDDIAGLERFTRTVVEALADRVAVLKPQSAFFERFGSRGIAVLETAVAEARSAGALVLMDAKRGDIGSTMGAYAATYLDKDSPLFSDAVTVSPYLGFGSLRPALDAAAVSGAGVFVLALTSNPEGAEVQRATAADGRSLAQLMLDHMAAENAGAEPMGSVGAVVGATLGDAGADLAINGPLLAPGIGAQGATPADLTAVFGDAVNNVVPSVSRGVLRHGPDAAGLRGAAERFADEIRTAVHG from the coding sequence GTGACCCCCGAACCCTTCGGCGCACGCCTGCGCCACGCCATGGACACCCGCGGGCCGCTCTGCGTCGGCATCGACCCGCACGCCACGCTGCTCGCCTCCTGGGGTCTGCCCGACGACATCGCGGGCCTGGAGCGCTTCACCCGTACGGTCGTCGAGGCCCTGGCCGACCGGGTCGCCGTCCTCAAGCCGCAGTCCGCGTTCTTCGAGCGCTTCGGCTCCCGCGGCATCGCCGTGCTGGAGACGGCCGTCGCCGAGGCCCGCTCGGCCGGCGCGCTCGTACTCATGGACGCCAAGCGCGGTGACATCGGGTCGACCATGGGCGCCTACGCGGCCACCTACCTGGACAAGGACTCGCCGCTCTTCTCGGACGCCGTCACCGTCTCGCCGTACCTCGGCTTCGGCTCGCTGCGCCCGGCGCTCGACGCCGCCGCGGTCTCCGGCGCGGGCGTCTTCGTGCTGGCGCTCACCTCGAACCCGGAGGGCGCCGAGGTGCAGCGCGCCACCGCCGCCGACGGCCGTTCGCTGGCCCAGCTGATGCTCGACCACATGGCCGCCGAGAACGCCGGGGCCGAGCCGATGGGGTCGGTCGGCGCCGTGGTCGGCGCGACCCTCGGGGACGCCGGGGCCGACCTCGCGATCAACGGGCCGCTGCTCGCTCCGGGCATCGGTGCCCAGGGCGCCACCCCGGCCGACCTGACGGCCGTGTTCGGTGACGCGGTGAACAACGTGGTGCCGAGCGTGAGCCGGGGTGTCCTGCGCCACGGACCGGACGCCGCGGGGCTCCGCGGCGCCGCCGAACGCTTCGCCGACGAGATCCGTACGGCCGTTCACGGATAG
- a CDS encoding integration host factor: MALPPLTPEQRAAALEKAAAARRERAEVKNRLKHSGASLHEVIKQGRENDVIGKMKVSALLESLPGVGKVRAKQIMERLGISESRRVRGLGSNQIASLEREFGGSAA, translated from the coding sequence GTGGCTCTTCCGCCCCTTACCCCTGAACAGCGCGCAGCCGCGCTCGAAAAGGCCGCCGCGGCTCGCCGGGAGCGGGCCGAGGTAAAGAATCGACTCAAGCACTCCGGCGCCTCGCTCCACGAGGTCATCAAGCAGGGCCGGGAGAACGACGTCATCGGCAAGATGAAGGTCTCCGCACTCCTGGAGTCCCTGCCGGGCGTGGGCAAGGTCCGCGCCAAGCAGATCATGGAGCGTCTCGGGATCTCCGAGAGCCGCAGGGTCAGGGGTCTCGGCTCCAACCAGATCGCATCCTTGGAGCGAGAGTTCGGCGGCTCCGCCGCCTGA